The Paenibacillus sp. FSL R7-0204 genome includes a region encoding these proteins:
- a CDS encoding carbohydrate ABC transporter permease, with amino-acid sequence MDETFVSARKKTDVSGLVVQWIGYLFIGLFALCCLLPFLLVLGTSFTSESAIKLSGFNFWPKEFSLFAYKIVFENPGLIIGSYIVTIVITIVGTAIGLLLVAMTGYALQRPDFMYRNKISFFIYFTTLFSGGLVPFYLLITQYLHLKDNYLAVLLPGLLTPFLIIMMKSFVRSIPHAITESAKIDGAGDFTIFLRLILPMTTPALATIGLFIALGYWNEWYNSMLFLSPDMKYRTLQLFLYNVITSADYVRNSAAASNVQLRDMPLESMKMATAVVATGPVILFYPFVQRYFIKGITVGAVKG; translated from the coding sequence ATGGATGAGACATTTGTAAGCGCTCGCAAAAAAACCGACGTCAGCGGACTTGTCGTTCAGTGGATCGGATACCTGTTTATCGGCTTGTTCGCCCTCTGCTGCCTATTGCCGTTCTTGCTGGTGCTGGGGACCTCCTTCACCTCTGAGTCGGCCATCAAGCTCTCCGGCTTCAACTTCTGGCCTAAAGAATTCAGTCTGTTCGCTTATAAAATCGTGTTTGAGAATCCTGGTCTGATCATCGGATCGTATATAGTAACGATTGTCATAACCATCGTAGGTACGGCGATTGGCCTGTTGCTGGTGGCTATGACGGGATACGCGCTGCAGCGGCCGGACTTCATGTACCGGAACAAAATTTCGTTCTTCATTTACTTCACTACACTGTTCTCTGGAGGTCTGGTGCCGTTCTACCTGTTAATTACCCAGTATCTCCATCTAAAAGATAACTATCTGGCGGTTCTGCTCCCCGGTCTGCTAACTCCGTTTCTGATCATTATGATGAAAAGCTTCGTCCGCTCGATTCCTCATGCCATTACAGAATCGGCGAAGATCGACGGAGCAGGCGACTTTACGATTTTCCTCCGGCTGATTCTGCCGATGACCACGCCCGCCCTGGCCACAATCGGGCTGTTCATCGCTCTGGGTTATTGGAACGAATGGTATAACTCCATGCTGTTTCTGTCGCCGGATATGAAATATCGTACCTTGCAGCTTTTTTTGTATAACGTGATCACCAGTGCGGATTATGTCCGCAATTCCGCTGCCGCCTCGAATGTGCAGCTTCGCGATATGCCACTCGAGTCCATGAAGATGGCGACAGCCGTAGTTGCCACGGGGCCAGTCATTTTGTTCTACCCGTTCGTACAACGCTACTTTATTAAGGGTATCACCGTAGGGGCCGTAAAGGGCTGA
- a CDS encoding glycoside hydrolase family 2 TIM barrel-domain containing protein yields MNESRSKLGLNAEWCFHRGDVPEAWYKGYDDKDWREVTLPHDWAIEADFSRDYSSGSGYLPGGTGWYRKHIVLPDRLEGKRAYLTFEGVYNHSQVWVNSYYLGKRPYGYSTFTYEVTDLLAYDGAVNTIAVKVNHAETADSRWYTGSGIYRDVYLTFTHDIHVAEYGVFASTAEIGREWAELQVETRMLNETGESAEICVRHTLLDEEGIDSGTSVELLPAAGGTEFSQQAIQVKGPKLWSPEAPNMYTLLTEIVWKGVTVDEVRTPVGLRSIHFDPAEGFKLNGEALKIKGVCVHHDAGCLGAAVPGDVWGRRLRYLNDMGCNAIRMSHNPPAPVLLDLCDQMGFMVMDEAFDEWEGVKNKWSTGHNVYPPKHFGYYEDFPDWGIADIQEMVLRDRNHPSIIMWSIGNEVDYPNDPYCHPSFQTMTGNNDANKPEAERVYDPNKPNAERLTVIAGKLVEAVKACDKTRPVTAALAYPELANLIGYSDVLDVVGYNYRESLYEKDRSSYPNRVLYGSENSPGLQEWLAVRDNPDICAQFIWTGIDYLGEAHGWPVRASQAGFMDLAGFPKPSYYYRQSLWSDTPMAYLTVRRAGEPGISDTGGRSGGGPSWNWEPGERLIVDGYTNLAAAELYLNGKLLGGGRPDENGELLLSWEVNFEPGTLSLEGKDEQGRTVKRELQTAATPEQLKLTADTLQLRANLRGIVHVELEIVDSAGTGVYDAEVPVTVTVEGAGELLGLENGNVQDLEPYSSHTRNTRHGKLLAYIRAGAVHGTIKVTADTPGLPPAKLEISFL; encoded by the coding sequence ATGAACGAGTCCAGAAGCAAGCTAGGGCTTAATGCGGAGTGGTGTTTCCATCGCGGGGATGTACCTGAAGCATGGTATAAGGGATATGACGACAAAGATTGGCGTGAGGTCACACTTCCGCATGACTGGGCCATCGAGGCTGATTTCTCCAGAGATTATTCCAGCGGCAGCGGATATCTGCCCGGTGGAACCGGCTGGTACCGCAAGCATATTGTGTTGCCGGACCGGCTGGAGGGGAAACGTGCGTACCTTACCTTTGAGGGCGTCTACAACCATTCGCAGGTCTGGGTGAACAGCTATTATTTGGGCAAACGTCCTTATGGTTATAGCACATTCACCTATGAAGTAACAGACCTGCTGGCGTATGACGGAGCCGTGAATACCATCGCGGTAAAGGTGAACCATGCCGAGACAGCAGATTCCCGCTGGTACACCGGTTCAGGGATCTACCGTGATGTATATCTGACCTTTACGCATGACATTCATGTTGCAGAGTACGGTGTTTTTGCATCGACCGCTGAGATTGGCCGGGAATGGGCGGAGCTGCAGGTAGAGACCAGGATGTTGAATGAAACAGGCGAATCAGCAGAGATCTGTGTACGTCATACTCTTTTGGATGAGGAGGGCATCGATTCAGGAACCTCGGTGGAGCTGCTGCCAGCGGCGGGCGGTACGGAATTCAGTCAACAGGCAATTCAAGTGAAGGGGCCGAAGCTCTGGTCGCCGGAAGCCCCCAACATGTATACGCTTCTTACAGAAATTGTATGGAAGGGTGTGACGGTGGATGAGGTCCGCACTCCCGTCGGCCTCCGTAGCATTCACTTCGATCCGGCAGAAGGGTTCAAGCTGAATGGAGAAGCTCTTAAGATTAAGGGAGTTTGTGTGCATCATGACGCCGGTTGCCTCGGCGCTGCCGTACCTGGCGATGTCTGGGGCAGACGGCTGCGCTACCTTAATGACATGGGCTGCAATGCCATCCGCATGAGCCATAACCCGCCGGCTCCGGTTCTCCTGGATTTGTGCGATCAAATGGGATTTATGGTGATGGACGAAGCCTTTGATGAATGGGAGGGTGTCAAAAACAAGTGGTCTACCGGACATAATGTCTATCCTCCCAAGCACTTCGGCTATTATGAGGATTTCCCGGACTGGGGCATTGCGGATATTCAGGAGATGGTGCTGCGCGACCGAAATCATCCTTCTATTATTATGTGGAGTATTGGCAATGAGGTAGACTATCCTAATGATCCTTATTGTCACCCCTCCTTCCAGACGATGACCGGCAACAATGATGCCAACAAGCCTGAAGCAGAACGTGTATATGATCCGAACAAGCCGAATGCTGAACGTCTTACTGTCATAGCCGGAAAGCTGGTGGAGGCTGTGAAGGCCTGTGACAAGACACGGCCAGTAACGGCAGCGCTGGCTTATCCTGAACTAGCCAATCTGATCGGTTATTCCGATGTGCTTGACGTAGTTGGCTATAATTACAGGGAATCTTTATATGAAAAGGATCGGAGCTCCTACCCGAATCGTGTTCTCTACGGCAGCGAGAATTCTCCGGGACTGCAGGAGTGGCTGGCGGTCCGCGATAACCCCGATATCTGCGCACAGTTTATATGGACTGGAATCGACTATCTGGGAGAAGCGCATGGCTGGCCGGTACGGGCCTCGCAGGCAGGGTTCATGGACCTTGCCGGCTTCCCGAAACCCAGCTATTACTACCGCCAGAGCCTATGGAGCGATACGCCGATGGCTTATCTTACGGTCCGCAGGGCAGGTGAACCGGGAATATCTGACACCGGTGGCCGGTCAGGCGGCGGGCCAAGCTGGAACTGGGAGCCGGGCGAGCGGTTGATCGTAGACGGGTATACCAATCTGGCTGCTGCGGAATTGTATCTTAACGGCAAGCTGCTGGGCGGAGGACGTCCTGATGAGAACGGGGAGCTGCTGCTGAGCTGGGAAGTGAACTTTGAACCGGGAACGCTGAGCTTGGAAGGGAAAGACGAACAGGGCAGAACGGTCAAGCGGGAGCTGCAAACGGCGGCAACACCGGAGCAGCTAAAGCTGACAGCCGATACCCTGCAGTTGCGGGCCAACCTGCGGGGTATCGTCCATGTGGAGCTCGAAATTGTGGATTCAGCGGGCACTGGGGTATATGACGCGGAGGTTCCTGTCACGGTGACCGTAGAGGGAGCGGGTGAATTGCTGGGATTGGAGAATGGAAATGTGCAGGATCTCGAGCCGTACAGTTCCCATACCCGAAATACCCGTCACGGCAAGCTGCTAGCCTATATCCGGGCCGGAGCAGTCCACGGAACGATTAAGGTCACTGCGGACACTCCGGGACTACCACCGGCAAAGCTCGAAATAAGCTTCTTATAA
- a CDS encoding macro domain-containing protein — MSIRLVNGDLLEASEDILGHQVNCQGVMGSGIAKILRDRYPNLYPEYKKYCDPYTPDELLGHCQLVQTGEKYTANLFGQLNFGRSKTRYTDYAALEQALTTLKTQAQAKGLSVALPYNIGCGLANGEWSVVEQMIGKVFADYEVTLYKI; from the coding sequence ATGAGTATACGGTTAGTAAACGGCGATCTATTAGAAGCCAGTGAAGATATTCTAGGGCACCAGGTCAATTGTCAGGGGGTGATGGGGTCGGGGATTGCCAAGATCCTGCGGGACCGCTATCCGAACTTATATCCTGAGTATAAAAAATACTGTGACCCGTACACGCCTGACGAGCTGCTCGGACACTGCCAGCTGGTGCAGACGGGTGAGAAGTACACGGCGAATCTGTTCGGCCAGCTTAACTTCGGAAGGAGCAAAACCCGCTATACGGATTATGCTGCGCTGGAGCAAGCTTTGACTACACTGAAGACACAAGCGCAGGCCAAGGGTCTGTCTGTGGCGCTCCCCTATAACATTGGCTGCGGGCTTGCGAACGGGGAGTGGAGTGTGGTGGAGCAGATGATCGGGAAGGTTTTTGCAGACTATGAAGTTACGTTGTATAAGATTTAA
- a CDS encoding ABC transporter permease produces MSTASPAQLTEKRYTKPKRGRWKRFKNNKTLLLMCFPAIAFFLIFSYMPMPGLYLAFIKYNYSDGIFGSAFAGLENFRFLVMTGDLWRLTFNTIAYNIAFILLGNMLQITVAVLLNEIRCKWFKKVSQTMMFLPYFVSAVLIGLIAYNILSYDYGILNSVLNSLGLDPVKAYSSPGAWPFIIVITFLWQSTGYGSIVYFAAIMGLDSEIVEASEIDGANAFQRIRYIVLPWLKPTFIILLLFSLGGILKGNFGLFFNLVGANNTALYASTDIIETYVFRSLMTNFNFSMGSAVSLYQSLFGFIVVLSANWLVKKVSPDNSLF; encoded by the coding sequence ATGTCCACTGCTTCACCTGCCCAATTGACAGAGAAGAGGTATACCAAACCTAAGCGCGGCCGCTGGAAACGTTTTAAGAACAACAAGACATTGCTGCTGATGTGCTTTCCGGCGATAGCGTTTTTTCTCATTTTTTCCTATATGCCTATGCCTGGACTGTATCTGGCATTTATCAAGTACAATTATTCTGACGGCATCTTCGGAAGCGCCTTTGCCGGGCTGGAGAATTTCCGGTTCCTTGTCATGACAGGTGACCTGTGGCGCCTGACCTTCAACACGATAGCCTATAACATTGCGTTCATCCTGCTGGGCAACATGCTTCAGATTACGGTCGCTGTACTGTTGAATGAGATTCGATGCAAATGGTTCAAGAAAGTATCCCAAACGATGATGTTCCTGCCGTATTTCGTATCCGCCGTTCTGATCGGCCTCATCGCTTACAACATTCTGAGTTACGATTATGGCATTTTGAACTCGGTTCTGAACTCATTGGGGCTTGATCCGGTGAAGGCTTACTCGAGTCCGGGGGCTTGGCCTTTTATCATTGTCATCACGTTTTTATGGCAAAGCACCGGTTATGGCTCCATTGTGTATTTCGCCGCCATTATGGGGCTGGACAGTGAGATTGTGGAGGCTTCGGAGATCGACGGAGCCAATGCTTTTCAGCGTATCCGGTATATCGTACTGCCTTGGCTCAAACCGACCTTCATCATTCTGCTGTTGTTCTCGCTTGGTGGAATCCTTAAGGGGAACTTCGGGTTATTCTTTAATCTTGTGGGTGCCAACAACACAGCGTTGTACGCCTCAACGGATATTATCGAGACCTATGTGTTCCGCTCACTGATGACCAACTTCAACTTCTCGATGGGCAGTGCGGTCAGCCTGTATCAATCCTTGTTCGGATTTATCGTTGTTCTATCAGCTAACTGGCTGGTCAAAAAGGTATCGCCTGACAATTCACTTTTTTAG
- a CDS encoding phosphatidylinositol kinase, which produces MESNYQQVAWNCMNKYVGITTTDGQSHDGFIAHIDQNYVTLAIPTNEMVGQMNGMPANATTYRQFGYYPGFYPRRRFYPRPIPFGAITALYLLPFFI; this is translated from the coding sequence ATGGAATCGAATTATCAGCAAGTTGCTTGGAATTGTATGAACAAATATGTTGGCATTACTACAACGGATGGTCAGTCTCACGACGGGTTCATTGCTCATATCGATCAGAACTACGTTACGCTTGCCATTCCCACCAATGAAATGGTGGGCCAGATGAACGGAATGCCTGCTAACGCAACGACTTACAGACAATTCGGATACTATCCGGGTTTCTACCCGCGCCGCCGCTTTTATCCAAGACCGATCCCCTTTGGTGCCATCACAGCATTGTACTTGCTTCCATTTTTCATCTAA
- a CDS encoding ABC transporter ATP-binding protein has product MVRIQGKELLKNGTRCLRLLFQVNPGMSYTYIGIALLQAVSWVLQVLFMQRFLDAAAAYATDRIDFKMILLSLGALALMYLFYHVMDGLGNCYEEIYGLSVGKHLNLMIFRRVDSLQVSEFEDTKRLDYIHKAVNGSGKLIWIGTTLLDILFYYTTYFVFIGWYLFMLKPVLALSIVVVFVPVMLSEWVLMSAFKNLEDASAPIRRESDYYEQCLTDKAYHSETRLLGATAFFENLYTSALQRLNAIVLRTQVRKHLVQLILNIVTVIGYGLIVYMLFVSVMRQEISIGAFAAVLASIGSLYRFMNKLITERIAWATENIGSTENFLDFIGEPVHATNNLPRPADSDIELKAVRFRYPLATRNAVEEIDLIIPNKQTLAIVGENGSGKTTLCRIIMGLYPPTEGEVWYGNVEASRTSYERTSAVFQHYRKYNETLRENVRISQYSKPAEDTAVVSVCVEAGVLVSGEGGKEGLDTMLGREFGGTDLSGGQWQRVAIARGLFRDSDLMILDEPTAAIDPLEETRLYNDFAALCRDTTAILVSHRLGSVKLADRILVMKDGRIVQDGTHEELMSTAGEYRTMYEAQRKWYV; this is encoded by the coding sequence ATGGTTAGAATACAGGGCAAAGAGCTGCTGAAGAACGGGACCAGATGCCTGCGGCTTTTGTTTCAGGTGAATCCCGGAATGTCTTACACCTACATCGGCATTGCCTTGCTCCAGGCGGTCTCCTGGGTGCTGCAGGTGTTATTCATGCAGAGGTTTCTCGATGCGGCTGCTGCCTATGCTACAGATAGAATAGACTTCAAGATGATTCTCCTGTCCTTGGGTGCGCTGGCGCTCATGTATCTGTTCTATCATGTCATGGATGGACTAGGGAACTGTTATGAGGAGATTTACGGGCTAAGCGTGGGCAAGCACCTGAACCTGATGATTTTTAGAAGAGTAGATTCTCTGCAGGTCTCTGAATTCGAGGACACGAAGCGGCTGGATTATATCCACAAGGCTGTGAACGGGAGCGGCAAGCTGATCTGGATCGGGACGACCTTACTGGATATTCTGTTCTATTATACGACTTATTTCGTGTTCATCGGGTGGTATCTGTTCATGCTCAAGCCGGTGCTTGCGCTAAGTATTGTTGTCGTATTCGTCCCGGTGATGCTCTCTGAGTGGGTGCTGATGTCAGCATTCAAGAATCTGGAAGACGCATCTGCCCCGATCCGGCGGGAAAGTGACTACTATGAACAGTGCTTGACGGACAAAGCGTATCACTCGGAGACCCGGCTGCTGGGGGCTACTGCGTTTTTTGAGAATTTGTATACGTCTGCCCTGCAACGGTTGAACGCTATTGTACTTCGGACGCAGGTACGCAAGCATCTCGTTCAGCTCATTCTGAATATAGTGACGGTTATTGGCTACGGCCTGATCGTGTACATGCTGTTTGTCTCTGTGATGAGGCAGGAGATTTCTATTGGAGCCTTTGCAGCGGTGCTGGCTTCGATTGGCAGTCTATACCGCTTCATGAACAAGCTGATCACCGAGAGAATCGCCTGGGCTACGGAGAATATCGGGTCTACTGAGAATTTTCTGGATTTCATCGGCGAACCTGTTCATGCGACTAATAACCTGCCAAGGCCCGCAGACAGTGATATTGAGCTGAAAGCTGTCCGGTTCCGCTATCCGCTGGCGACCCGAAATGCGGTGGAGGAGATCGACCTGATCATTCCGAACAAGCAGACGCTGGCGATTGTAGGCGAGAATGGAAGCGGGAAGACCACGCTGTGCCGCATCATTATGGGATTATACCCGCCTACGGAAGGGGAAGTGTGGTACGGGAACGTGGAGGCTTCGCGGACTAGCTATGAGCGAACGTCGGCTGTTTTTCAACATTATCGCAAGTATAATGAGACCTTACGGGAGAATGTGCGGATCAGCCAATATTCCAAACCAGCAGAGGATACCGCAGTAGTATCCGTGTGTGTGGAGGCAGGTGTGCTTGTATCCGGTGAAGGGGGTAAGGAAGGACTGGATACGATGCTGGGACGCGAGTTCGGCGGCACCGATCTGTCCGGCGGTCAATGGCAGCGTGTGGCGATTGCGCGCGGATTGTTCCGCGACAGTGACCTAATGATCTTGGATGAGCCTACAGCGGCCATCGATCCCCTGGAGGAGACCCGTCTGTATAACGACTTCGCCGCCCTGTGCCGGGATACAACCGCAATCCTTGTGTCCCACAGATTAGGTTCAGTGAAGCTCGCGGATCGAATTCTCGTGATGAAGGACGGAAGGATCGTGCAGGACGGCACGCATGAGGAGTTAATGAGCACGGCGGGCGAGTACCGGACGATGTATGAGGCGCAACGGAAGTGGTATGTGTAG
- a CDS encoding LacI family DNA-binding transcriptional regulator, translating into MKHVTVYDIAREANVSVATVSRVLNNTAPVKKETRERITALIDKHQFQPNALARSLIRKETGMIGFILPDITNPFFPEVLASFDRETRKLGYTCFLCDTVSSDEETERQYARESQYLGILMEKQVDGIVMIGGRLDLSKPDAALVREVEEVAKRVPVLMINGNLPGTKIHRVAVDQRLGAELAAQHLIDLGHRDIAVIGGFVHMSNTQQRIQGFRTAMRNNGLEVRKEWMVQGGFSVNKGLEFAEQVLNLPDRPTAIMCMNDLVAIGALKAADRAGLAVPAELSIVGYDDIPFASFSIPELTTVSLMANEIGRLAAEMLHKLIAGKKVPSLHSVVPELRVRQTTAPPRNN; encoded by the coding sequence ATGAAGCACGTTACAGTATATGATATCGCCAGGGAAGCTAACGTCTCGGTTGCCACTGTATCCAGAGTGCTTAATAATACCGCTCCCGTCAAGAAAGAAACGAGAGAGCGGATTACTGCGCTGATTGACAAGCACCAGTTTCAGCCCAACGCGCTTGCGAGAAGCCTGATCCGCAAAGAAACCGGGATGATCGGGTTCATCCTGCCGGATATCACCAACCCGTTTTTTCCGGAGGTTCTGGCCAGCTTTGACCGGGAGACGAGAAAGCTGGGCTATACGTGTTTTTTGTGCGATACCGTCTCCTCCGACGAGGAGACCGAACGCCAGTATGCGCGGGAATCACAGTACCTGGGGATCTTGATGGAGAAGCAGGTCGACGGTATCGTGATGATTGGCGGCAGACTGGATTTGTCCAAGCCGGATGCGGCGCTGGTACGGGAGGTAGAGGAAGTTGCAAAACGTGTTCCGGTGCTGATGATTAACGGGAATCTGCCTGGCACGAAGATTCACAGGGTAGCGGTCGACCAGAGGCTGGGGGCGGAGCTGGCCGCACAGCATTTAATAGATCTTGGACACCGGGATATCGCCGTCATTGGCGGTTTTGTGCACATGTCCAATACGCAGCAGCGGATTCAAGGATTCCGGACGGCCATGCGAAACAACGGTCTGGAGGTCCGCAAGGAGTGGATGGTCCAAGGGGGGTTCTCTGTCAACAAAGGCTTAGAATTTGCAGAGCAGGTGCTGAATTTGCCGGATCGGCCGACAGCTATCATGTGTATGAACGACCTGGTGGCCATCGGAGCACTGAAAGCGGCTGACCGGGCGGGACTTGCCGTGCCGGCGGAATTGTCCATTGTTGGTTACGATGATATTCCATTTGCGTCCTTCAGCATTCCTGAGCTGACTACGGTATCACTGATGGCGAACGAAATCGGCCGTCTGGCGGCAGAGATGCTGCATAAGCTGATCGCGGGCAAAAAGGTACCCTCTCTACATTCGGTTGTTCCCGAGCTAAGGGTACGCCAGACGACGGCGCCTCCCCGGAATAATTGA
- a CDS encoding DUF3502 domain-containing protein — MGIKKASGIVLTFLLLFTLAACGSGNNAANNGNKMTNDNGKTDSSAPDTSKFVKISYVVLGDKPKNGQFEKVLAKVNEIMKEKINAELEWKWVEWADWQTKYNLLLASGEAVDLITIGTDWLDTWANAQRGAFMNLDELLPKYAPETWKSVPEKDWNESRYNGKIVLIPENDYTQWVNHGFFYRGDWAKEAGLSEPVKNWEEIGQYLQYIKDNKPDVIPWDMASGAVTWGGYIQSYTDNLDLPLSTGYMPVFTAVSNDEKYTVAEPIFSDLFLNYAKLMKEWADKGFWREDALNNKNDNRIALKAGLSGMDQHHTQTFSTLRVEMDKAQPGSDLQMFPFNRTGGKNLMELSITHGGTSLGAHSKNPERALMAYDLIRNNEEIYHLINYGIEGVQYEIKDGKRTLPANYNEASDSFYADFWGGRMDKFEIPSETVWSEIGTLYDEYDKIKIPYPYGQFVFDKTPVESELTAISQVAGELGPAINFGKVSDPAKAVEEFRAKIKTAGYDKVKAELQKQLDAFKQKMDSAQ; from the coding sequence ATGGGGATCAAAAAAGCATCAGGTATTGTGTTGACGTTCCTCTTACTGTTTACGCTTGCCGCCTGCGGCAGCGGGAATAATGCGGCTAACAATGGGAATAAGATGACAAATGACAATGGAAAAACAGACAGCTCGGCGCCGGACACCTCTAAGTTCGTAAAGATCAGTTATGTGGTGCTGGGTGATAAGCCGAAGAATGGGCAATTCGAAAAGGTGCTGGCCAAGGTCAATGAAATTATGAAGGAAAAAATCAATGCCGAGCTGGAATGGAAATGGGTCGAATGGGCCGATTGGCAGACCAAATACAACTTGCTGCTGGCCTCTGGGGAAGCGGTTGATCTGATCACCATCGGTACGGATTGGCTCGATACCTGGGCCAATGCGCAGCGCGGAGCCTTCATGAATCTGGATGAGCTGCTGCCCAAATATGCACCTGAAACCTGGAAATCCGTCCCGGAGAAGGATTGGAACGAGAGCCGTTACAACGGCAAAATTGTGCTGATCCCTGAGAACGATTACACACAATGGGTCAATCATGGCTTCTTCTACCGCGGCGACTGGGCGAAGGAAGCTGGGCTGAGCGAACCGGTCAAGAATTGGGAAGAAATCGGCCAGTATCTGCAATATATCAAAGACAACAAGCCGGATGTCATTCCATGGGATATGGCTTCCGGTGCGGTGACATGGGGCGGCTATATTCAGTCCTATACGGATAACCTGGACCTTCCGCTCTCTACAGGCTACATGCCAGTATTTACAGCGGTATCGAACGATGAGAAATATACCGTAGCTGAGCCCATCTTCAGCGATCTCTTCCTGAATTATGCCAAGCTTATGAAAGAATGGGCCGATAAAGGATTCTGGCGCGAGGATGCACTCAATAACAAAAATGACAACCGTATAGCCCTCAAAGCCGGGTTATCGGGTATGGATCAGCATCACACACAAACTTTCTCTACGCTACGTGTAGAGATGGACAAAGCGCAGCCAGGCTCCGATCTGCAGATGTTCCCGTTCAATCGGACCGGCGGGAAGAATCTAATGGAGCTGTCGATTACACACGGCGGCACCTCTCTGGGCGCCCACAGCAAAAACCCGGAGCGGGCGTTGATGGCGTATGATTTGATCCGCAACAACGAGGAGATCTATCATCTGATCAACTATGGTATCGAAGGCGTTCAATATGAAATTAAGGATGGAAAGAGAACACTGCCAGCCAACTACAATGAAGCTTCTGACAGCTTCTATGCAGATTTCTGGGGCGGGCGAATGGATAAATTCGAAATTCCAAGCGAAACGGTTTGGAGTGAAATCGGCACCCTCTATGACGAATACGACAAAATCAAAATTCCGTATCCTTACGGCCAGTTTGTCTTCGACAAAACTCCTGTGGAAAGTGAACTGACTGCGATCTCGCAGGTGGCCGGGGAGCTTGGTCCGGCTATCAACTTCGGGAAGGTAAGTGATCCTGCCAAAGCAGTGGAGGAGTTCAGAGCGAAAATCAAGACTGCCGGATATGATAAAGTCAAGGCTGAATTGCAGAAGCAATTGGATGCGTTCAAGCAAAAAATGGATTCTGCGCAATAA
- a CDS encoding AraC family transcriptional regulator: protein MNIHNIGYNHSHDADFIINRPQGSGDNMLLLLKTPAVFTLEGESRVTGPDSFILYSEHTPQFYRAYGSQFTNDWFHFRLDKPGDEALLDRLAIPRDEVIPIGDLNELSIIINNLCYETYSENPHKDETIELYLQLFFIKLSNRIHSTQKEAGNTHYNKMSIIRTKIYNQPFLNWTIDGLSHELTMSRSCFQHLYKDYFGVSPMADVITSRIEHAKYLLTTTDTSVKKIAEMSGYASEIHFMRQFKQQTGQTPSQYREHKIKPDRL from the coding sequence ATGAACATACACAATATCGGCTACAATCACAGCCATGATGCGGACTTCATCATTAACCGGCCTCAGGGCTCGGGCGACAATATGCTATTGCTGCTGAAGACCCCGGCCGTCTTCACTTTGGAGGGAGAGAGCCGGGTGACAGGTCCTGACTCCTTCATTCTGTACAGTGAGCATACGCCTCAGTTCTACAGGGCTTACGGGTCACAGTTCACCAATGACTGGTTCCATTTCCGGCTGGACAAGCCTGGCGACGAAGCACTGCTGGACCGGCTGGCGATCCCCAGGGATGAAGTGATCCCGATTGGTGATCTGAACGAGCTGTCGATCATCATTAACAATTTGTGCTATGAGACTTATTCCGAGAACCCGCATAAGGACGAGACCATCGAATTATATCTGCAATTATTCTTCATCAAGCTCAGCAACCGGATTCATTCGACCCAGAAGGAAGCCGGCAATACGCATTACAACAAGATGTCCATTATCCGCACCAAAATCTACAACCAGCCCTTCCTCAACTGGACCATCGACGGACTGTCCCACGAACTGACCATGAGCCGCTCCTGCTTCCAGCACCTGTATAAGGACTACTTCGGCGTAAGCCCGATGGCCGACGTCATTACCAGCCGGATCGAACATGCGAAGTACCTGCTCACTACCACAGACACCTCCGTCAAAAAAATCGCAGAGATGAGCGGCTACGCCAGCGAGATTCACTTCATGCGCCAGTTCAAGCAACAGACGGGGCAGACGCCGTCACAGTATAGGGAGCACAAAATAAAGCCAGACCGCTTGTAA